Proteins from one Chitinophaga oryzae genomic window:
- the lipB gene encoding lipoyl(octanoyl) transferase LipB, with protein MEKQEIIVRDLGKIDYQEAWDYQEQLLKDNVQRKAQAPDQWPKPTTNYLLFCEHLPVYTLGKSGHMENLLLSQEELAQQGIGFVPTNRGGDITFHGPGQIVGYPILDLENFFTDIGKYLRCLEEVVIRTLAEYGVTGDRSPGETGVWLDPQDKTKARKICAMGVRCSRWVTMHGFALNVNTPMNYFNNIIPCGIADKQVASLDQEVGREVPVAEVKEKLKKHFAEVFGAILI; from the coding sequence ATGGAAAAGCAGGAGATCATCGTCAGAGACCTTGGCAAAATAGATTATCAGGAAGCCTGGGACTACCAGGAACAACTATTGAAGGACAACGTACAACGGAAGGCCCAGGCGCCGGACCAATGGCCCAAACCAACCACCAATTACCTCCTTTTCTGTGAGCACCTGCCCGTATATACCCTCGGAAAAAGCGGCCATATGGAAAACCTGCTGCTCAGCCAGGAAGAGCTGGCGCAACAGGGGATCGGCTTTGTGCCTACCAACCGCGGCGGCGATATCACCTTCCACGGCCCCGGCCAGATTGTAGGGTATCCCATCCTCGACCTCGAAAATTTTTTCACAGATATCGGAAAATACCTGCGCTGCCTCGAAGAGGTGGTGATCCGCACCCTGGCCGAATACGGCGTTACCGGCGACCGGTCGCCCGGGGAAACCGGCGTGTGGCTGGACCCGCAGGATAAAACCAAAGCCCGTAAGATCTGCGCCATGGGCGTGCGCTGCAGCCGCTGGGTGACCATGCACGGTTTTGCGCTCAATGTGAATACGCCCATGAACTACTTCAATAACATCATTCCCTGCGGTATCGCCGACAAACAGGTGGCTTCCCTGGACCAGGAAGTCGGCCGCGAAGTACCGGTGGCTGAAGTGAAAGAGAAGCTGAAAAAACACTTTGCGGAGGTATTTGGCGCCATACTTATTTAG
- a CDS encoding phosphotransferase enzyme family protein, translated as MEITPNKLILQAFGLEPEGLNVRRFGSGHINNTFLLEKKEDGSKYVLQRINVNVFKEPGVIAANQRMAADYLAAHHPGYLFITPIPTVSGEELFVMDNEYWRMIPFIAGSVTVDQADNPKQAYEAAKQFGRLASYLSGIDLKPFKASIPNFHNLTLRYAAFQEAIRNAREDRKAAAEELIDEFLRYSDIAVTYEQLKTNPEFRDHLMHHDTKINNVLLNKDTYEGICVCDLDTLMPGKIISDLGDMVRTYVCPVSEEEPDVSQIVIREAYFEALMQGYLEEIGGTLTKVEKEQLFFAGKFMIYMQGIRFLTDYLNGDVYYPIRYALHNFDRAHNQLVLLKRLIEKQDTLQAIINKCLHVSEQV; from the coding sequence ATGGAAATAACACCCAACAAATTAATCCTTCAGGCTTTTGGACTGGAGCCTGAAGGATTAAACGTCCGAAGATTCGGATCAGGACACATCAACAACACTTTTCTGCTCGAAAAGAAGGAGGACGGCAGCAAATATGTTTTACAGAGAATCAATGTAAACGTATTTAAGGAACCCGGGGTAATAGCCGCCAACCAGCGAATGGCAGCCGATTATCTCGCAGCACATCATCCGGGGTATCTGTTCATTACGCCCATACCCACAGTCAGCGGGGAAGAGCTCTTTGTAATGGACAACGAATACTGGCGAATGATTCCGTTTATTGCCGGGTCCGTGACGGTAGATCAGGCAGATAACCCAAAGCAGGCATATGAAGCCGCCAAACAGTTTGGCCGCCTTGCCAGTTACCTTTCGGGCATCGACCTGAAGCCGTTTAAAGCTTCGATTCCGAACTTTCACAACCTTACCCTCCGTTACGCCGCTTTCCAGGAAGCTATCCGTAACGCCAGGGAAGACAGGAAGGCAGCAGCAGAAGAGCTGATTGACGAATTCCTCCGCTACTCCGACATCGCAGTCACCTACGAACAGCTGAAAACAAATCCCGAATTCAGGGACCATCTGATGCACCATGATACCAAAATCAACAATGTGCTGCTCAACAAAGACACATATGAAGGTATCTGCGTCTGTGACCTGGATACACTGATGCCGGGAAAAATCATCTCAGACCTCGGAGACATGGTACGCACCTACGTCTGCCCCGTTTCCGAAGAAGAACCGGATGTCAGCCAGATCGTTATCCGCGAGGCGTACTTCGAAGCCCTCATGCAGGGATACCTCGAAGAAATCGGCGGCACTTTAACCAAAGTGGAAAAAGAACAGCTCTTTTTTGCAGGAAAGTTCATGATCTACATGCAGGGGATCCGGTTCCTCACCGACTATCTCAATGGCGATGTGTATTACCCGATCAGGTACGCCCTGCACAATTTTGACCGCGCTCACAACCAGCTCGTACTGCTGAAGCGCCTCATCGAAAAACAAGACACTTTGCAGGCTATTATCAACAAATGCCTCCATGTCAGTGAACAGGTTTAG
- the ilvB gene encoding biosynthetic-type acetolactate synthase large subunit, with the protein MQQKDVLPMKAEKADKRLSAKPVISGSEAVIRSLIAEGVDTIFGYPGGAIMPIYDALYDFQDKVHHILVRHEQGATHAAQGYARSSGKVGVAFATSGPGATNLVTGLADAYMDSTPMVCITGQVAASLLGTDAFQETDVIGITMPITKWNIQVTRQEDIPAAIAKAFYIARSGRPGPVLVDITKNAQVGECEYEYVPCTHIRSYQPVPELRQDAVKEAAALINAAKKPYLLVGHGVLLSGAEKELIALAEKAQIPMASTLLGLSAVPVDHPLYVGLLGMHGNYAPNILTGECDTVIAVGMRFDDRVTGDVSTYVANAKVIHIEIDAAEINKIIKADVALHADAKTALQALLKEVQPARHEEWLAEFRAADKKEYDKVQHNELYPETGELKMAEVVRLISEKTKGEAVLVTDVGQHQMIASRYYRFKNPNTNITSGGMGTMGFSLPAAMGAKMGTPEKEVVAVIGDGCFQMTLQELGTIYQSKIGVKIVILNNNFLGMVRQWQQLFFDKRYSSTEMVNPDFVQIAKGFFIPGKKVTAREDISAAIDEMLATDGAYLLEVVVEKEDNVFPMIPAGTPVTTIRLE; encoded by the coding sequence ATGCAACAGAAGGATGTGTTACCGATGAAAGCTGAGAAAGCCGATAAGCGGTTGTCTGCAAAGCCTGTTATCTCCGGCTCAGAAGCTGTGATCCGTTCCCTCATCGCAGAAGGTGTGGACACCATCTTCGGTTATCCCGGCGGGGCCATCATGCCTATCTATGATGCCCTGTATGATTTCCAGGACAAAGTACATCACATACTGGTAAGGCATGAACAGGGTGCTACACATGCGGCCCAGGGTTATGCCCGCAGCTCCGGCAAAGTAGGAGTGGCTTTCGCCACCTCCGGCCCGGGCGCTACCAACCTGGTCACCGGCCTTGCAGACGCTTATATGGACAGCACTCCCATGGTGTGCATCACCGGCCAGGTGGCTGCCTCCCTGCTGGGCACAGACGCTTTTCAGGAAACAGACGTGATCGGTATCACCATGCCCATCACTAAATGGAATATACAGGTGACCCGCCAGGAAGACATTCCCGCGGCTATCGCCAAAGCTTTTTATATCGCCCGCAGTGGCCGTCCAGGCCCCGTTCTGGTGGATATCACCAAAAACGCGCAGGTAGGCGAATGTGAATATGAGTATGTACCGTGCACGCATATACGTAGTTATCAGCCGGTGCCTGAACTCAGACAGGACGCGGTAAAAGAAGCTGCTGCGCTGATCAATGCAGCGAAGAAGCCGTATCTGCTGGTGGGACACGGCGTACTGCTGTCCGGCGCTGAAAAAGAACTGATAGCGCTGGCGGAAAAAGCACAGATCCCCATGGCCTCTACACTGCTCGGCTTATCTGCTGTTCCGGTAGATCATCCGCTGTATGTAGGTTTGCTGGGAATGCACGGCAACTACGCTCCAAACATCCTCACGGGTGAATGCGATACCGTTATCGCGGTAGGCATGCGTTTCGATGACCGTGTAACGGGGGATGTGAGCACTTATGTGGCCAACGCAAAAGTTATCCACATCGAAATCGATGCCGCTGAAATCAATAAGATCATCAAAGCGGACGTAGCACTGCATGCTGACGCCAAAACCGCCTTGCAGGCGCTGCTGAAAGAAGTACAGCCCGCCAGGCATGAAGAATGGCTTGCCGAGTTCAGGGCTGCCGACAAAAAGGAATACGACAAAGTTCAGCATAATGAACTGTATCCTGAAACCGGTGAACTGAAAATGGCAGAAGTGGTACGCCTCATCTCCGAAAAAACAAAAGGAGAAGCCGTACTGGTAACAGACGTAGGACAGCATCAGATGATCGCTTCCCGTTACTACCGCTTCAAAAATCCAAATACCAACATCACTTCCGGAGGCATGGGTACCATGGGCTTCTCGCTGCCGGCAGCCATGGGCGCTAAAATGGGCACGCCGGAAAAAGAAGTGGTGGCCGTGATCGGTGATGGCTGCTTCCAGATGACCCTCCAGGAACTGGGCACCATCTACCAATCCAAAATAGGTGTGAAGATCGTGATCCTGAACAACAACTTCCTTGGCATGGTACGCCAGTGGCAGCAACTGTTCTTCGATAAACGTTATTCTTCCACTGAAATGGTCAACCCTGATTTCGTTCAGATTGCCAAAGGATTTTTTATCCCGGGCAAAAAAGTTACCGCCAGAGAAGATATCTCCGCTGCTATTGATGAAATGCTGGCCACCGATGGCGCTTACCTGCTGGAAGTAGTGGTGGAAAAAGAAGACAACGTGTTCCCGATGATCCCTGCCGGTACTCCTGTTACCACTATCAGACTGGAATAG
- a CDS encoding 1-aminocyclopropane-1-carboxylate deaminase/D-cysteine desulfhydrase produces MNTSNITLDNITASWLPARQEAAMLRLDKLDTEISGNKWFKLKYNLEAARSEGKQHILTFGGAFSNHIAATAAACREAGLHCTGIIRGEQPAVLSHTLQTAVDKGMQLEFVSREAYRHHRISFENRPGTYIIPEGGHNAAGARGCEEILSLFPTGHFTHILCAVGTGTTLAGLINSAAAAQTVIGIPVLKGAGYLEAEVKALLHPGPTSHWQLLHDFHGGGYAKVKPDLIDFINTFFAETGIPTDIIYTGKLVRAFRELIHQRYFPDNSKVLLIHTGGLQGNLSLPPGVLSL; encoded by the coding sequence ATGAACACCAGCAATATCACATTAGATAACATCACTGCTTCCTGGCTGCCTGCGCGCCAGGAAGCGGCGATGTTACGACTTGATAAGCTGGACACGGAAATTTCCGGCAACAAATGGTTTAAGCTCAAATACAACCTGGAAGCGGCCCGTAGCGAAGGGAAACAACACATCCTGACTTTTGGCGGCGCCTTCTCCAATCATATTGCGGCTACTGCCGCAGCCTGCCGCGAAGCCGGACTGCACTGCACGGGTATCATCCGGGGCGAGCAGCCCGCTGTGCTGAGTCATACGCTGCAGACCGCTGTGGACAAGGGTATGCAGCTGGAGTTCGTCAGCCGGGAAGCCTACCGCCATCACCGCATCTCCTTTGAAAACCGCCCGGGCACCTACATCATACCGGAAGGCGGGCACAACGCCGCCGGCGCCCGTGGCTGCGAAGAGATCCTCTCCCTGTTCCCCACCGGGCATTTTACCCATATCCTCTGCGCCGTGGGGACCGGCACTACCCTGGCCGGCCTTATCAACAGCGCCGCTGCGGCACAAACCGTCATCGGCATCCCTGTGCTTAAAGGCGCAGGCTACCTGGAAGCAGAAGTGAAAGCCCTGCTGCATCCCGGCCCAACAAGCCACTGGCAGCTATTGCATGATTTTCATGGAGGCGGCTACGCAAAAGTGAAACCGGACCTTATAGATTTTATCAATACCTTTTTTGCAGAAACAGGCATCCCGACCGACATCATTTATACCGGGAAACTGGTCCGTGCTTTCCGTGAATTAATCCATCAGCGCTACTTTCCTGACAATAGCAAAGTATTATTAATACATACCGGCGGGCTACAGGGCAATCTTTCCCTGCCTCCGGGCGTTCTCTCCCTATAA
- the ilvD gene encoding dihydroxy-acid dehydratase has protein sequence MELNKYSKTITQDPTQPAAQAQLYAIGLTETDLAKAQVGIASMGYDGNPCNMHLNDLAQQVKKSVWGSDLVGLTFHTIGVSDGMSNGTPGMRYSLVSRDLIADSIETVCGAQYYDALITVPGCDKNMPGSLMAMGRLNRPAIMVYGGSIAPGKYKGQDLNIISAFEALGQKMAGKLDEGDFKGIVQNSCPGAGACGGMYTANTMSSAIEALGMSLPYSSSSPALSKEKQEECASVGKYIRLLLEKDIKPRDIMTKEAFENALTVIMALGGSTNAVLHFIAIAKSVGVPLTLEDFQQSSNKTPLIADLKPSGKYLMEDLHNIGGVPLVMKYLLKQGYLHGHCLTVTGKTLAENLENVPDIDFSNQDIIVPMEKPLKANGHIQILYGNLAEKGSVAKITGKEGEQFRGPARVFDGEFELIAGIQSGRVKQGDVVVIRQVGPKGAPGMPEMLKPTSAIMGVGLGKSVALITDGRFSGGTHGFVVGHITPEAFEGGNIALVEDGDMIEIDAVNNTINMEVSNEELAARRARWTAPALKVSNGILFKYAKLVKNATEGCVTDES, from the coding sequence ATGGAATTAAATAAATACAGCAAGACGATTACTCAGGACCCTACGCAGCCCGCTGCGCAGGCACAGCTCTATGCTATCGGCCTTACAGAAACAGACCTGGCAAAAGCACAGGTCGGTATCGCCTCCATGGGCTATGATGGCAATCCGTGCAATATGCACCTCAATGACCTCGCACAACAAGTGAAAAAAAGCGTCTGGGGCAGCGACCTGGTCGGCCTTACTTTTCACACGATCGGGGTCAGCGACGGTATGAGCAACGGTACCCCCGGTATGCGCTATTCCCTGGTAAGCCGTGACCTGATCGCTGATTCCATTGAAACCGTTTGTGGCGCACAATACTACGATGCCCTCATCACCGTGCCCGGCTGCGATAAAAATATGCCCGGCTCCCTGATGGCCATGGGCCGCCTCAACCGCCCCGCTATCATGGTATACGGCGGTTCTATCGCGCCCGGCAAATACAAAGGCCAGGACCTCAACATCATCTCCGCCTTCGAAGCGCTTGGTCAGAAAATGGCCGGCAAACTCGATGAAGGCGACTTTAAAGGCATCGTACAAAACTCCTGCCCCGGCGCCGGCGCCTGTGGCGGTATGTACACGGCCAATACCATGTCTTCCGCTATCGAAGCACTCGGTATGAGCCTGCCCTACAGCTCATCCAGCCCCGCACTCAGCAAGGAAAAACAGGAAGAATGCGCCAGCGTTGGCAAATACATCCGCCTGCTCCTTGAAAAAGATATTAAACCCAGAGACATCATGACCAAAGAGGCTTTTGAAAATGCCCTCACCGTGATCATGGCCCTGGGCGGCAGCACCAACGCAGTGCTGCACTTTATCGCCATCGCAAAATCTGTGGGCGTGCCGCTGACACTGGAAGATTTCCAGCAGTCCAGCAACAAAACCCCGCTGATTGCAGACCTGAAGCCCAGCGGTAAGTATCTCATGGAAGACCTCCACAACATCGGCGGCGTTCCCTTAGTGATGAAATACCTGCTGAAACAAGGCTATCTGCACGGTCATTGCCTGACCGTGACCGGCAAAACACTCGCTGAAAACCTGGAAAACGTTCCGGATATCGACTTCAGCAACCAGGATATAATCGTTCCCATGGAGAAGCCGCTGAAAGCCAACGGCCATATCCAGATATTATACGGCAACCTCGCTGAAAAAGGCTCCGTTGCCAAAATCACCGGTAAGGAAGGCGAACAGTTCAGAGGACCTGCCCGCGTGTTCGACGGTGAATTTGAACTCATCGCCGGCATCCAGTCCGGACGAGTGAAACAAGGCGATGTAGTGGTGATCCGCCAGGTAGGCCCGAAAGGCGCCCCCGGCATGCCGGAAATGCTGAAACCTACCAGCGCCATCATGGGCGTGGGCCTGGGTAAAAGCGTGGCACTGATCACCGATGGCCGCTTCTCCGGTGGTACCCACGGTTTCGTGGTAGGACATATCACCCCCGAAGCTTTCGAAGGCGGTAACATCGCTCTGGTAGAAGACGGTGACATGATCGAGATAGATGCAGTGAACAATACCATCAATATGGAGGTGAGCAACGAAGAGCTGGCAGCCCGCAGGGCCCGGTGGACCGCTCCCGCCCTGAAGGTATCCAATGGAATCTTATTTAAGTACGCAAAACTTGTTAAAAATGCAACAGAAGGATGTGTTACCGATGAAAGCTGA
- the ilvN gene encoding acetolactate synthase small subunit — MQKEYTVTVYTEDRIGITNRITIIFTRRGINITSLTTAETEIPGVYKFIITVMSTREKLDKVVGQIERLIEIHRAFVHEEDEVVYQELALYKISTKSLESGDIERLIRENQARILTITADYFVIEKTGHQQELTAFIKKLEPYGLIEYSKSGRVAIVKWSRRFHDHLKELQASSEA, encoded by the coding sequence ATGCAAAAAGAATATACAGTCACGGTTTATACGGAAGACCGTATAGGTATTACCAACCGTATCACTATTATATTTACCCGCAGAGGGATCAATATCACCAGCCTGACAACTGCTGAAACAGAGATCCCCGGCGTGTATAAGTTTATCATAACGGTGATGTCTACACGTGAAAAACTGGATAAGGTGGTCGGTCAGATCGAAAGACTGATTGAAATTCACCGTGCCTTTGTACACGAGGAAGATGAAGTGGTGTACCAGGAACTGGCATTGTATAAGATTTCCACCAAGTCGCTGGAGTCCGGCGATATCGAACGGCTGATCCGTGAAAACCAGGCGCGCATCCTGACGATCACGGCAGACTATTTCGTGATCGAAAAAACCGGTCACCAGCAGGAGCTGACAGCCTTCATCAAAAAGCTGGAGCCCTATGGTCTGATAGAATATTCCAAAAGCGGAAGGGTGGCCATTGTAAAATGGAGCCGCCGTTTCCACGACCACCTGAAAGAACTGCAGGCCTCATCGGAAGCGTAA
- a CDS encoding branched-chain amino acid transaminase gives MYSYYNNDTILYLDGEYLKATAATTDLFGQSLHYGYAVFEGIRAYKTASGEVKIFKAKEHFDRLKRSCELIHIPYNFDNDELIAASYKVLEMNNMEEAYIRPLVFCPPNMTLKAASQSNILICAWEWGAYLGEKLLRIMTSSFERPNPKAFQIESKSAGLYVNSILASQEAKQKGYDEALLLDMNGNVAEGPGANIFFEKDGKIFTPPPGNILPGITRATVIELCQELQIPLEEKLFTIDELKQADAAFFCGTAAEVVGLESIDGQAFAKPWASSLGKVLQQAYKAKVLEKTFQREAQLA, from the coding sequence ATGTATAGCTATTACAACAACGACACCATTCTCTATCTCGACGGTGAGTATCTGAAAGCAACAGCAGCCACCACAGACCTCTTCGGTCAATCCCTCCACTACGGCTATGCCGTGTTTGAAGGCATCCGCGCTTATAAAACGGCCAGCGGAGAAGTAAAAATCTTTAAAGCCAAGGAACACTTCGACCGCCTGAAGCGCTCCTGCGAACTGATCCACATCCCTTACAACTTTGACAACGATGAGCTGATCGCCGCGAGTTACAAGGTGCTGGAGATGAACAACATGGAGGAAGCCTATATCCGCCCGCTGGTGTTCTGTCCGCCTAACATGACCCTGAAAGCAGCGAGCCAGTCCAATATACTCATCTGCGCATGGGAATGGGGCGCTTACCTCGGCGAAAAGCTCCTGCGCATCATGACTTCCTCTTTTGAAAGGCCGAACCCGAAAGCGTTCCAGATAGAATCCAAATCGGCCGGCCTGTATGTAAACTCGATACTCGCCTCCCAGGAAGCCAAACAAAAAGGATACGACGAAGCGCTGCTGCTGGATATGAATGGAAACGTTGCGGAAGGCCCGGGTGCTAACATCTTCTTTGAAAAAGACGGCAAAATCTTCACTCCTCCTCCCGGTAACATTCTCCCCGGCATTACCCGCGCCACTGTTATCGAACTTTGCCAGGAACTGCAAATCCCGCTCGAAGAAAAACTGTTCACCATCGATGAATTAAAACAGGCAGACGCCGCTTTCTTCTGCGGTACCGCTGCAGAGGTAGTAGGCCTCGAATCTATCGACGGACAAGCTTTCGCCAAACCATGGGCTTCTTCTCTCGGAAAAGTATTACAACAGGCATATAAAGCGAAAGTGCTCGAAAAAACCTTTCAACGCGAAGCACAATTAGCATAG
- a CDS encoding nucleotidyltransferase family protein: protein MQPTLLILAAGMASRYGSLKQIQAFGPSGETIIDYSIYDAIRAGFGKIVFIIRENFASEFREIFEPKLKGRVATDYVFQNMDSFTGGYQIPAERTKPWGTAHAILCAKDAINEPFAVINADDFYGADAFVKMAAFLKGEAKADIYSVVGYELGKTVSEHGSVSRGVCAVDGAGFLSAINERTKIYTDNGQIVYEEADGSKHPLGADTPVSMNFWGFHPSVFDMSQSLFNEFLEKNGTNPKSEFFIPIVADEFIRRGIGKVKVLPTTAKWFGVTYKEDAPGVQASLSELVKNGAYPDNLWK, encoded by the coding sequence ATGCAACCGACTTTATTGATTTTAGCGGCCGGTATGGCCAGTCGATATGGCAGTTTGAAGCAAATCCAGGCTTTCGGGCCCAGCGGTGAGACTATCATTGACTACTCTATTTACGATGCTATCCGTGCCGGCTTTGGCAAGATCGTATTTATTATCCGGGAGAATTTTGCCTCAGAGTTCAGAGAGATTTTTGAACCTAAGCTCAAAGGCCGTGTAGCAACGGATTACGTATTCCAGAACATGGATTCATTCACCGGCGGTTACCAGATCCCGGCAGAACGTACCAAACCCTGGGGCACTGCGCACGCCATCCTGTGTGCGAAAGACGCCATCAATGAGCCTTTTGCCGTGATCAATGCGGATGACTTTTACGGAGCGGATGCTTTCGTGAAAATGGCTGCATTTCTGAAGGGCGAGGCTAAAGCGGACATCTACAGCGTAGTAGGTTACGAGCTGGGCAAAACAGTAAGCGAGCACGGTTCCGTGTCCCGCGGCGTTTGCGCAGTGGACGGCGCCGGTTTCCTCTCTGCCATCAATGAAAGAACAAAGATTTATACTGACAATGGCCAGATCGTTTATGAAGAAGCCGATGGCAGCAAACACCCGCTGGGTGCTGATACGCCGGTTTCCATGAACTTCTGGGGCTTCCATCCCAGCGTATTTGACATGAGCCAGTCGCTGTTCAACGAGTTCCTGGAGAAAAACGGCACCAACCCGAAATCGGAGTTCTTTATTCCGATTGTGGCTGACGAATTTATCCGTCGTGGTATCGGCAAGGTAAAAGTATTGCCTACCACAGCGAAATGGTTTGGGGTTACTTACAAGGAAGATGCACCCGGTGTTCAGGCCAGTCTGTCGGAATTGGTTAAAAACGGAGCATATCCCGACAATTTATGGAAATAA
- a CDS encoding alpha-L-fucosidase → MKRLLVLGACAMQLCMTANAQQKTNPDDIKNKMQWFADAKLGIFIHWGIYSVKGIDESWSFHNKKISYPDYMQQLKGFTASNYNPQEWADLIKESGARYAVVTTKHHDGVALWDSKYSKLDVVNSTPAKRDVLTPLYTALRRDSIKCGAYFSLIDWSYPDYPQFLKDSNRYDIKTQPARWQRFLKFYEGQMEEVMTKFNPDLWWFDGDWEHSAEEWEAAKMRKMLTTHNPNTIINGRLQGYGDYDTPEQNFPVTRPHYHWWELCMTINNNWGWQPQDTNWKTPFEIITIFVDAVANGGNLLLDIGPKADGTIPAEQVNVLKELGAWNKKNGEAVFNTIAGLPLGHFYGPTTLSKDSATLYLFLPGKTSGQTVIKGLSNKIEEISVVGNGTKLNHKVVGKISWSPVPGLVYIDVPESVQDKYVTVLKVKLDKPVKLYRGKGGFLTNE, encoded by the coding sequence ATGAAAAGATTACTTGTGCTGGGCGCCTGTGCCATGCAGCTTTGTATGACTGCCAATGCGCAACAGAAAACCAATCCGGACGACATCAAAAACAAAATGCAATGGTTTGCCGACGCCAAACTCGGCATCTTCATCCACTGGGGCATTTACTCAGTGAAAGGAATCGATGAATCCTGGTCATTCCACAACAAAAAAATCTCCTACCCCGATTACATGCAGCAGCTGAAAGGCTTTACTGCCAGTAATTACAACCCGCAGGAGTGGGCCGATCTCATCAAAGAATCCGGCGCCCGTTACGCGGTCGTTACCACCAAACACCACGACGGCGTGGCGCTGTGGGACAGCAAATACAGCAAGCTCGACGTGGTTAACAGCACCCCTGCCAAACGGGATGTGCTCACGCCCCTGTACACCGCTTTGCGGCGCGACAGTATCAAATGTGGTGCCTATTTTTCGCTGATCGACTGGAGTTATCCTGATTATCCCCAGTTCCTCAAAGACAGCAACCGCTATGATATCAAGACACAACCCGCCCGCTGGCAACGTTTCCTGAAATTCTATGAAGGCCAGATGGAAGAAGTCATGACCAAATTCAACCCCGACCTCTGGTGGTTTGATGGCGACTGGGAGCACTCTGCAGAAGAATGGGAAGCCGCCAAAATGCGTAAAATGCTCACCACCCATAATCCCAACACCATTATCAACGGGCGCTTACAGGGTTATGGCGACTACGATACCCCCGAACAAAACTTCCCGGTGACCCGCCCCCACTACCACTGGTGGGAACTCTGCATGACCATCAACAATAACTGGGGATGGCAGCCACAGGACACCAACTGGAAAACACCGTTCGAGATCATCACCATCTTCGTAGACGCTGTAGCCAACGGCGGCAACCTCCTGCTCGACATCGGCCCCAAAGCCGACGGTACTATCCCGGCAGAACAGGTGAACGTTCTGAAAGAACTGGGCGCCTGGAATAAAAAGAACGGCGAAGCCGTGTTCAATACCATCGCCGGCCTGCCCCTGGGACACTTCTATGGCCCTACCACCCTCTCCAAAGACTCTGCCACCCTGTATCTCTTCCTGCCCGGCAAAACCAGCGGACAGACCGTGATCAAAGGACTGAGCAACAAAATTGAAGAGATCAGCGTAGTAGGCAACGGCACTAAACTGAATCACAAAGTAGTCGGTAAAATATCCTGGAGCCCCGTGCCCGGCCTCGTTTACATCGATGTACCGGAAAGTGTGCAGGATAAATATGTTACTGTGCTGAAAGTGAAACTGGACAAACCTGTGAAGCTGTACCGCGGCAAAGGCGGCTTTCTGACGAACGAATAA